From a region of the Thermomonas sp. HDW16 genome:
- a CDS encoding PilC/PilY family type IV pilus protein produces the protein MKTKNIQPSKPGRLQTVGVAGVAALATLLGLPVNAATTSFPQNPLLTGGNAIPPNILMILDDSGSMDGAWMTADKDGTVDKDNLSDNVTDRSYVNNTLYYNPLTVYLPWRTSSTNLNDRMANANFKSVASSATSPTNNNINLTSSSNEGETYFYVPNTTNPGTTASNYDKYRISSSSSATNYNGGAVQKRSIGDILSGTFSRINDGNWSTCVAVPVSGYSPVTITVSGSSRAELYVYSASNCSSGTYDRYTGRDDPKSLTITPNSGATHVYFDVYANGRNVSNLNYAAVGTSWADMTPSGNTSALQQAELQNFANWYQYHRTRNKMAKAGASEAFGRLGKNYRVGFDTIWNRGGSFANTSGSTPAYPIPVTTNGGLFEGTNRTGFYSRLQGAGASDRTPLKGALQRAARYYTTDDPWKDSNGNLLTCRQNYAILTTDGYWNSDSGYNDVGNADNVSTWAYRDGYTDTLADVAYKYWSEDMRTSMANNVLTSAADSANWQHMVTFGVSIGLQGTLNPNNPPPSPWNVDPTSGGESAKRIDDLWHAALNGHGSFVVASNSDKFANALISALAAIDSRSASGSNIASSSTKTDTSTLTFVAGFTSSTWLGDLIASPFNAALTGVSTTPDWILSKTFGTGGVNANFKNRTVLTSKGGTAALFNASVANAGDFGVRTGQADEVSAADNIAYLKGDQSKELGQTTGTLRKRAYPIGDIVDSSPAYVEDSKTVYIGANDGMLHAINADSASSTRGKVLFSYVPKGIDFAAMANLSSTAYDHRYFVDGQIDVISKANQGNNKNILVGALGRGGRGVFALDVTNPSSMAASNVVWDNTINGNDITTEPNMGYVLGAVRIRKGNGGKTFAFVPNGIDSPNGSATLFVYQLGANGNVVSTSRLVADTGGNGLMSLGMADLNADGTVDTVYGGDLKGNVWRWDFSDATGLVPTSAVKLFQAVDSIGTPQPITGGLAVSRDAGGSIFIGFGTGRFISSNDVPGVATQLTQSIYGIKDIGSLISSRANLQARTIPYSGTTASGAQARGFEAHSALPGGKQGWYIDLATPERVTSAPTVYGAAMFVSSVIPATGSDCQGATGSGFLNAIDIFTGTSGESGSYFNTTGTVTNAGGTTGILGSIAITGGMPTEANITSLLATVGTGAFSSENGGAGNTNSTQIKPPSGGAPSRVKWREIVPQQ, from the coding sequence ATGAAGACCAAGAACATCCAGCCCAGCAAGCCTGGCCGGCTCCAAACCGTGGGTGTTGCCGGTGTTGCCGCTCTGGCAACACTGCTGGGACTGCCGGTCAATGCGGCTACTACTTCGTTTCCGCAGAATCCGTTGTTGACGGGTGGCAATGCGATCCCGCCTAACATCCTGATGATTCTCGATGACTCGGGATCGATGGACGGTGCTTGGATGACGGCGGACAAGGATGGCACGGTCGATAAGGACAATTTGTCGGATAACGTTACCGATCGTTCGTACGTGAATAACACGTTGTATTACAACCCGCTGACGGTGTATCTGCCATGGCGCACGTCAAGCACGAATCTGAACGACCGCATGGCCAACGCGAATTTCAAGTCGGTAGCCAGCAGTGCCACGAGTCCCACTAACAACAATATCAATCTGACCAGTAGTTCGAATGAGGGCGAGACATATTTCTATGTCCCCAATACGACTAACCCGGGTACGACTGCAAGCAATTACGACAAATACCGGATTTCCAGCTCCAGCTCGGCTACCAATTACAACGGCGGCGCCGTCCAGAAGCGGAGTATCGGCGATATTCTCTCCGGCACGTTTTCCAGAATTAATGACGGCAATTGGTCGACATGTGTTGCTGTGCCTGTATCCGGCTACAGCCCAGTGACGATCACGGTAAGCGGGAGCTCTCGTGCTGAGTTGTATGTCTATAGTGCAAGTAATTGCTCATCAGGGACTTATGACCGTTACACCGGACGCGACGATCCCAAGAGTCTGACAATCACCCCGAATAGTGGGGCGACACATGTGTATTTCGACGTTTACGCAAATGGTCGAAATGTCAGTAACCTTAATTACGCTGCGGTTGGGACGAGTTGGGCCGACATGACTCCCAGTGGCAACACCAGCGCGCTGCAACAGGCGGAGCTACAGAACTTCGCCAACTGGTATCAATACCACCGTACCCGTAACAAGATGGCCAAAGCCGGCGCTTCTGAAGCGTTTGGGCGGTTGGGCAAGAACTACCGTGTGGGCTTCGACACGATCTGGAACCGCGGAGGGAGTTTCGCAAACACGAGCGGCTCCACCCCGGCATACCCGATCCCAGTAACAACCAATGGCGGGCTGTTCGAAGGAACGAACCGCACCGGGTTCTATTCCCGTCTGCAAGGCGCGGGTGCGAGTGATCGTACTCCGCTCAAAGGTGCCTTGCAGCGTGCTGCCCGGTACTACACGACGGACGATCCGTGGAAGGATTCCAACGGCAATCTGCTGACCTGCCGGCAGAACTACGCCATCCTTACAACGGATGGCTACTGGAACAGCGATTCCGGCTACAACGATGTAGGTAATGCAGACAATGTGTCCACTTGGGCCTATCGGGATGGGTACACCGACACGCTGGCCGATGTTGCCTACAAATACTGGAGCGAAGATATGCGCACCAGTATGGCCAACAATGTGCTGACCAGCGCGGCGGACTCGGCCAACTGGCAGCATATGGTGACCTTTGGCGTCTCCATCGGTCTGCAGGGTACGTTGAATCCGAATAATCCCCCGCCTTCTCCATGGAATGTGGATCCAACATCCGGCGGGGAAAGCGCCAAGCGCATCGATGATCTTTGGCATGCCGCCTTGAACGGGCATGGCAGTTTCGTGGTTGCGTCCAATAGCGACAAGTTTGCAAATGCATTGATCTCCGCGCTGGCTGCCATCGACTCGCGTAGTGCGTCGGGTTCCAATATCGCGTCGAGTTCCACCAAGACGGACACCAGCACGCTGACCTTCGTGGCCGGCTTCACGTCCAGCACCTGGTTGGGCGACCTGATCGCCAGCCCGTTCAACGCCGCGTTGACGGGAGTGTCCACCACGCCGGACTGGATCCTGTCCAAGACTTTCGGTACTGGCGGCGTGAATGCCAATTTCAAGAATCGCACCGTGTTGACCAGCAAGGGCGGCACGGCTGCGCTCTTCAATGCATCCGTTGCCAATGCCGGCGATTTCGGCGTGCGTACCGGGCAGGCGGACGAAGTCAGTGCTGCCGACAATATTGCCTATCTGAAGGGCGACCAGAGCAAGGAACTTGGTCAGACAACCGGCACCCTGCGCAAGCGCGCATATCCGATCGGCGACATCGTGGATTCGTCACCTGCCTACGTGGAGGATTCCAAGACGGTGTACATCGGGGCCAATGACGGCATGCTGCACGCCATCAATGCGGATAGCGCCAGTTCAACCCGCGGCAAGGTGTTGTTCTCCTATGTGCCGAAGGGTATCGACTTCGCGGCCATGGCCAACCTGAGTTCCACTGCTTACGACCATCGTTATTTCGTCGATGGGCAGATCGATGTCATCAGCAAGGCCAACCAGGGCAACAACAAGAACATCCTTGTCGGAGCCTTGGGGCGCGGTGGCCGCGGAGTGTTCGCACTGGATGTGACCAATCCATCCTCGATGGCCGCAAGCAACGTCGTATGGGACAACACGATCAACGGTAACGACATCACAACGGAGCCGAACATGGGCTACGTGCTGGGTGCGGTGCGTATTCGCAAGGGTAACGGAGGCAAGACCTTCGCCTTTGTCCCTAACGGCATCGACAGTCCAAACGGATCCGCGACGTTGTTCGTGTACCAGCTGGGCGCGAACGGAAACGTCGTCAGCACTTCAAGGCTGGTTGCAGATACCGGCGGGAATGGCCTGATGTCGCTGGGCATGGCCGACCTGAATGCCGATGGCACGGTGGACACGGTTTATGGTGGCGACTTGAAGGGCAATGTGTGGCGTTGGGACTTCAGCGATGCAACCGGGCTCGTGCCGACAAGCGCCGTCAAGCTGTTCCAGGCGGTGGATTCCATTGGTACGCCGCAACCCATCACGGGCGGTTTGGCCGTAAGTCGTGATGCTGGCGGCAGCATCTTCATCGGCTTCGGCACCGGGCGCTTCATCTCGAGCAATGACGTTCCTGGTGTGGCCACCCAACTGACGCAGAGCATCTACGGCATCAAGGACATCGGTAGCCTGATCAGCAGTCGTGCAAACCTGCAGGCGCGCACCATCCCGTACTCCGGGACGACCGCCTCGGGGGCGCAGGCTCGCGGATTCGAGGCGCATTCGGCATTGCCCGGAGGCAAGCAAGGTTGGTACATCGATCTGGCAACGCCAGAACGCGTGACATCCGCGCCGACGGTGTATGGAGCGGCAATGTTCGTGTCCTCCGTCATTCCTGCAACTGGCAGTGATTGCCAGGGTGCGACAGGCAGCGGATTCCTGAATGCCATCGATATCTTTACTGGCACAAGTGGCGAGTCGGGTAGTTATTTCAACACCACGGGCACTGTTACCAATGCAGGTGGGACCACCGGCATCCTGGGTAGCATCGCGATCACGGGTGGCATGCCGACTGAAGCGAATATCACCAGCTTGCTTGCAACCGTTGGCACCGGCGCCTTCAGCAGCGAGAACGGTGGCGCTGGCAACACCAACAGCACGCAGATCAAGCCACCCAGTGGCGGCGCCCCTAGTCGCGTCAAATGGCGCGAAATCGTGCCGCAGCAATGA
- a CDS encoding type IV pilin protein, with protein MSIGGAMKSRNTGFTLIELMVVVAIIAILASIAFPAYTNYVVKTRRAAGAACLLEQAQFMERYYSTNMGYSGAVLPGTACTTDLTAHYTIALGASTASTFSLTATPKGAQAAKDTLCGTLGINEKGVKSPTTSGCW; from the coding sequence ATGAGCATCGGAGGCGCAATGAAATCACGGAATACCGGGTTTACCTTGATCGAGCTGATGGTTGTAGTGGCCATCATCGCGATCCTTGCCAGCATTGCTTTTCCGGCTTACACAAACTACGTGGTGAAAACCCGGCGGGCTGCGGGTGCCGCCTGTTTGCTTGAGCAAGCGCAATTCATGGAGCGCTACTACAGCACCAACATGGGGTATTCCGGAGCCGTGCTCCCTGGCACCGCATGCACGACGGATCTAACCGCCCACTACACGATCGCCCTTGGAGCGTCCACAGCCTCCACATTCAGTTTGACCGCAACACCGAAGGGTGCCCAGGCAGCCAAGGACACATTGTGCGGCACGCTGGGTATCAACGAGAAAGGCGTGAAATCGCCGACGACGTCAGGGTGTTGGTAA
- a CDS encoding PDZ domain-containing protein has product MKSTLRWIVIALTLIAIPALAGKASFGFATSIETEGFFMSPKVKLVKVTAVHPKSPAEAAGLRVGDIVMAVNGRKVPGGSAKALGELMSSFSPGDHLKMQVQRSGSGLHSIELIAAAAKSPSE; this is encoded by the coding sequence ATGAAATCAACCCTTCGTTGGATTGTGATTGCGTTGACCCTGATCGCCATACCCGCCTTGGCAGGAAAGGCCAGTTTTGGATTTGCCACCTCGATCGAGACGGAAGGCTTCTTCATGAGCCCGAAGGTCAAGCTGGTGAAGGTCACTGCGGTTCATCCAAAATCGCCCGCGGAAGCAGCGGGTCTCCGCGTCGGCGACATCGTCATGGCGGTCAATGGCCGCAAGGTGCCTGGTGGCTCTGCCAAGGCGCTCGGCGAGTTGATGAGCAGTTTTAGCCCGGGCGATCACCTTAAGATGCAGGTGCAAAGGAGCGGTTCTGGACTGCATTCCATAGAGCTGATCGCAGCTGCAGCAAAGTCACCTAGCGAGTGA